Proteins encoded in a region of the Tripterygium wilfordii isolate XIE 37 chromosome 21, ASM1340144v1, whole genome shotgun sequence genome:
- the LOC119988153 gene encoding uncharacterized protein DDB_G0285917-like, with product MEGVGARFGRSSTRYGPATVFNGPVRKWKKRWVHVSPSATTNNNNSHPQNHHHHLRNSTSNGTTASTTNRNNSSHLLLYKWTPLIQKENNGNNDMISDKDEAEVAAAPEDPPRRKFKYIPIVLLEEERKEAEENEAAEKVDTETKPSDGGLIDVESTPKNNGFDEKPDINDIPMEENQSPGNNQIVRQDLNESTLDLSLGLSAHDNDSDSKSDQNKNEQRERV from the exons ATGGAGGGGGTGGGAGCGCGATTCGGGCGATCCTCGACTCGTTACGGGCCTGCGACGGTGTTCAATGGGCCAGTAAGGAAGTGGAAGAAGAGATGGGTCCACGTCTCGCCTTCCGCCAcaaccaacaacaacaacagtcaCCCTCagaatcaccaccaccacctccgcAACAGCACCTCCAACGGTACAACAGCTTCAACTACAAACCGTAATAACAGCTCGCATCTCTTGCTTTACAAGTGGACCCCCTTgatacaaaaagaaaacaacggTAATAACGACATGATTTCTGACAAGGATGAGGCCGAGGTTGCTGCGGCGCCAGAGGATCCACCTCGCCGTAAATTCAAGTACATTCCG ATTGTCTTGCTGGAGGAAGAAAGGAAGGAAGCAGAGGAAAATGAGGCAGCTGAAAAAGTTGATACTGAAACCAAACCAAGTGATGGCGGCCTAATTGATGTGGAGTCAACTCCCAAGAATAATGGTTTTGATGAAAAACCTGACATAAATGACATTCCCATGGAAGAGAACCAG TCTCCAGGCAATAATCAAATCGTACGGCAAGATCTGAATGAAAGTActttggatttgagtttgggcctATCTGCCCATGACAATGACTCTGACTCAAAATCTGATCAGAATAAAAATGAGCAACGGGAAAGAGTTTAA
- the LOC119987919 gene encoding uncharacterized protein LOC119987919: MSTDFTVTEEIAGVTVDVTSVPTGTLVAQSASSNPMDDPFTLNTTDYAVNKLISLVLTGESNCHVWSRTMLTALEGRNKCSLVDGTYPTPVSADLRFTSWRRCNSIIVTWLLNYVSPEISNSLSSSTTARDLWLDLKGRYAASDDTRVYELRQALGETRQGTMNVTEYYTKQKGFCYELTYYNTIPYCSCGARAQLQRYQQKEYTMAFLMGLNECYSTVRNQMLSIDPLLSAARALSMVLHFERQLMHKPHSFSSNDISAMAVTQSTPVDIGQGSSATPQGGKKPLSCNYCHKQGHNIDKCYKLHGYPPGQPRQQSRFGNKPRK, from the coding sequence ATGTCTACCGATTTCACTGTCACCGAGGAGATTGCTGGTGTTACTGTAGATGTTACTAGTGTTCCTACAGGAACCCTTGTTGCCCAATCGGCTTCTTCAAATCCTATGGATGATCCATTTACTCTCAACACTACTGATTATGCTGTTAACAAGCTTATTTCATTAGTGCTCACTGGGGAAAGTAACTGTCATGTGTGGAGTCGCACTATGCTTACTGCCTTGGAGGGTAGAAATAAATGTAGTCTGGTCGATGGTACATATCCGACACCAGTTTCTGCTGATTTACGTTTCACTTCGTGGCGACGCTGTAATAGCATAATCGTAACTTGGTTGCTCAACTATGTTTCACCGGAGATTTCCAACAGTTTATCTAGCTCTACGACTGCCCGTGACCTCTGGTTGGATTTGAAAGGGAGATATGCCGCTTCAGATGACACACGGGTGTATGAACTTCGTCAAGCTTTGGGAGAGACTCGTCAAGGAACTATGAATGTTACGGAATACTACACCAAGCAAAAGGGGTTCTGTTATGAGTTGACTTACTATAACACTATTCCTTATTGTAGTTGTGGTGCCAGGGCACAACTACAACGCTATCAACAGAAGGAATACACCATGGCTTTCTTAATGGGCTTAAATGAGTGTTATTCCACTGTACGTAACCAAATGTTATCCATTGATCCACTTTTAAGTGCTGCACGAGCTCTTTCCATGGTTCTTCATTTTGAAAGGCAATTGATGCACAAACCACATTCTTTTTCTTCCAATGACATCTCTGCAATGGCTGTTACGCAATCCACTCCGGTTGACATCGGACAAGGGAGTTCAGCTACTCCTCAAGGGGGTAAGAAACCTTTGAGTTGTAACTACTGTCATAAGCAGGGACACAACATTGATAAATGCTACAAGTTGCACGGTTACCCTCCAGGACAACCTCGACAACAGTCTCGTTTTGGCAACAAGCCACGAAAATGA
- the LOC119988098 gene encoding mitochondrial pyruvate carrier 4: MATSKLQALWNHPAGPKTIHFWAPTFKWGITIANIADFYKPPEKISYPQQIAVTCTGVIWSRYSTVITPKNWNLFSVNVAMAGTGMYQLARKLKHDYSSEAETAVAKE; encoded by the exons ATGGCAACTTCGAAGCTCCAAGCTCTGTGGAACCATCCAGCCGGCCCTAAAACTA TCCACTTTTGGGCGCCAACTTTCAAATGGGGGATCACCATTGCTAATATTGCTGACTTCTACAAACCACCTGAGAAAATTTCGTATCCCCAGCAAATAG CTGTCACCTGCACCGGAGTTATCTGGTCCCGATACAGCACAGTAATCACTCCT AAGAATTGGAATCTCTTTAGTGTAAATGTTGCAATGGCTGGGACAGGCATGTACCAACTTGCCCGCAAATTGAA GCATGACTACTCTTCTGAGGCAGAAACGGCTGTTGCCAAAGAATAA
- the LOC119987920 gene encoding mediator of RNA polymerase II transcription subunit 11-like, producing MHQQQMEKKFSEELPVQSNARPRKHYVRSLRRRWHRSFRLLKLRRFKHHHSLSLDSQTQNTSLQRLQNVEKRVVRVLELAGGVMDELASPTGPRKEFINNDCREFMQLIKDIQVTLREEIKSACEYRPFEKCDYRSRISNEICCKKLEYVMLQLDGMKRTIDEYYQVEV from the exons ATGCACCAACAACAAATGGAGAAGAAGTTCAGTGAAGAACTGCCGGTTCAAAGCAACGC TCGGCCACGTAAGCATTACGTTCGATCACTACGACGTCGTTGGCATCGCAGTTTTCGCTTGTTGAAACTGCGTCGTTTTAAACATCATCAT AGCCTCTCCTTGGATTCGCAGACTCAAAACACGTCGTTGCAGCGGCTTCAAAATGTCGAAAAG AGAGTCGTGAGGGTTTTGGAGCTGGCCGGAGGGGTCATGGACGAACTGGCCAGCCCTACTGGTCCCAGAAAGGAATTTATCAACAACGATTGTCGCGAGTTCATGCAGTTGATCAAG GATATTCAAGTGACATTAAGGGAAGAAATCAAAAGTGCATGCGAGTACCGTCCTTTTGAAAAGTGTGATTACAGGTCAAGAATATCCAATGAAATCTGTTGCAAAAAATTAGAGTATGTGATGTTGCAGCTGGATGGGATGAAAAGAACCATTGATGAGTATTATCAAGTTGAAGTATGA
- the LOC119987921 gene encoding uncharacterized protein LOC119987921: MADTNEATNKQLLELMQPMREDISRNKEQTDARLESIVSRPPFPRLEQTPPRDSLPYPLNTQFIPGTTPGGYDASTSRSKDPATEKIQQNANRDAPVDLTNSPRSRPPQAPRFPAAPFPGPTIASVAQAVMAKQIIELRGDIDKLTKAPPTLAKINANCYMGSPFVDNIYQMDLPHKFSVPSMKLYNGTDDPEDHVAHYKLKMGAIAIPYGIHETCMCKGFGSTLTGPALRWYINLPNGSIAFFEKLIETFMVQFSSNRKIHKCSDDLYRLPQRVGESLHDFLSRFNKEKVSIPYCDPGTAIQALRSCLLPDGEFYEELTKCDVRSYEEALIKATVFIRWEEDARRKPSNPPKEEKHEDKRPRKEPSTVGEPSGNWRSRKTGASDYAKNYPEYPLRIHQVEAVQVLKKMGSEVKWSPKKEIEGWKDPKKWCDFHQDIGHTTRYCKGLRYEVDYLLKKGNLREILSERGRAIWEKRKVDDPEALPPPPPVTQTYCAISGGSEISGLSHTSAKKHEKEAANPAAKMARTVGTFTNQVMVFADDEASQLLHPHHDALVLTLQVANIKLKQVLIDNRSSANILFLDAYKGMGLDEILILRKSTTLIGFNGEVSHSLGEVMLPIYAPGLNKQTRFSIVDSPSAYNAILGRPWLHAIRAVPSTYHQVLRYPTNGGVKEILGDQHSSRSCYKTTMRSKNESS; the protein is encoded by the coding sequence ATGGCTGATACCAACGAGGCCACCAACAAGCAATTGTTGGAGCTCATGCAACCTATGAGAGAAGATATCTCGAGAAACAAGGAGCAGACGGATGCGCGGTTGGAGTCAATAGTGAGCAGACCACCTTTTCCTCGCCTTGAACAAACACCACCCAGAGATTCTTTACCTTACCCTTTAAATACTCAGTTCATCCCCGGGACCACCCCCGGGGGATACGATGCTTCTACCTCAAGAAGTAAAGATCCTGCTACAGAAAAAATTCAGCAAAATGCCAATAGGGATGCTCCTGTAGATTTGACCAACTCTCCGAGAAGCAGACCTCCACAGGCACCGCGTTTTCCTGCTGCTCCTTTCCCTGGACCCACGATAGCTTCTGTTGCTCAGGCAGTTATGGCCAAGCAGATTATCGAGTTGAGAGGAGATATCGATAAATTGACTAAAGCACCTCCTACTTTGGCCAAAATTAATGCTAACTGCTATATGGGATCGCCGTTTGTTGACAATATATATCAAATGGATTTGCCGCACAAGTTTAGTGTGCCAAGTATGAAGTTATACAATGGGACTGACGACCCAGAAGACCACGTGGCCCACTACAAACTAAAGATGGGCGCGATCGCCATACCATACGGGATACATGAGACCTGTATGTGCAAGGGATTCGGGTCAACTCTTACTGGTCCCGCTCTGCGTTGGTACATAAATTTACCCAATGGCAGTATCGCTTTTTTCGAGAAGCTAATCGAGACGTTCATGGTACAGTTCTCGAGCAATCGAAAGATTCATAAGTGCTCCGATGACTTATATCGACTGCCACAGCGTGTGGGGGAATCCCTTCATGATTTCCTCTCTCGGTTTAATAAGGAGAAGGTGTCTATACCTTATTGTGATCCAGGGACTGCCATTCAAGCACTTCGAAGTTGTTTACTCCCAGATGGGGAGTTTTATGAAGAACTTACAAAGTGCGACGTGAGGAGTTATGAAGAAGCTCTAATCAAAGCCACCGTGTTTATTCGGTGGGAGGAGGACGCGAGGAGAAAACCATCTAATCCTCCTAAGGAAGAAAAGCATGAAGATAAACGTCCTAGGAAGGAGCCATCCACCGTTGGCGAACCTAGCGGTAATTGGCGCTCCCGCAAGACCGGAGCATCAGATTATGCCAAAAACTATCCAGAGTATCCTCTTAGGATACACCAAGTCGAAGCTGTTCAGGTCTTGAAGAAGATGGGCAGTGAGGTGAAGTGGTCGCCCAAGAAAGAGATTGAAGGGTGGAAAGACCCCAAAAAGTGGTGTGATTTTCATCAAGATATCGGCCACACCACTCGCTATTGCAAAGGCCTTAGGTATGAAGTGGATTACCTGCTGAAAAAAGGTAATCTCAGGGAGATACTCTCTGAGCGCGGTAGGGCTATCTGGGAAAAGAGGAAAGTTGATGACCCAGAAGCATTACCACCGCCACCACCAGTTACTCAAACCTATTGTGCGATCTCCGGGGGATCAGAGATAAGTGGACTGTCCCACACCTCTGCCAAAAAACACGAGAAGGAAGCAGCTAATCCAGCTGCTAAAATGGCACGGACTGTAGGAACTTTCACCAACCAAGTGATGGTCTTTGCTGATGATGAAGCTTCTCAACTTCTACATCCGCACCATGATGCCTTAGTGCTGACACTTCAGGTTGCAAATATTAAGCTGAAGCAAGTTTTGATTGACAACAGAAGCTCGGCCAACATACTATTCTTGGATGCTTACAAAGGAATGGGGCTGGATGAGATTTTGATATTACGGAAGTCGACAACACTCATTGGGTTCAATGGTGAGGTGAGCCATTCCCTAGGAGAAGTCATGCTACCAATTTATGCCCCAGGATTGAACAAGCAGACTCGGTTTTCCATTGTCGATTCGCCTTCTGCTTATAACGCCATCCTCGGACGCCCTTGGTTGCACGCCATAAGGGCCGTACCCTCAACTTATCACCAAGTCTTACGCTACCCTACCAATGGTGGTGTTAAAGAAATCTTGGGTGATCAACACTCTTCTAGGAGTTGTTATAAAACCACTATGAGGAGCAAAAATGAGTCTTCATAG